In a single window of the Elaeis guineensis isolate ETL-2024a chromosome 6, EG11, whole genome shotgun sequence genome:
- the LOC105046670 gene encoding protein SPIRAL1-like 1: MGRGVSSGGGQSSLGYLFGSDEIPKPAGSQTPAADDTARPQKPSGASAPADVSKQTPAGIQEKTANNYHRADGQNSGNFLTDRPSTKVHAAPGGGSSLSYLFGGGGK; the protein is encoded by the exons ATGGGTCGTGGTGTAAGTAGTGGAGGAGGGCAGAGTTCGCTGGGCTACCTTTTTGGGAGTGATGAGATCCCTAAACCTGCTGGAAGTCAAACTCCAGCTGCTGATGACACTGCACGTCCCCAAAAGCCTTCTGGTGCTTCAGCACCTGCTGATGTCAGCAAGCAGACTCCAGCAGGCATCCAAGAGAAGACTGCAAACAACTACCACCGTGCAGATGGCCAGAATTCTGGCAACTTTCTCACA GACCGGCCTTCTACCAAGGTTCATGCTGCTCCTGGTGGTGGTTCTTCCCTCAGCTACCTCTTTGGCGGTGGTGGCAAGTGA
- the LOC105046671 gene encoding uncharacterized protein, producing the protein MTTIVPTSEEDPVLAVVRFTSELAWADAGPEVAEPQVTRLCIEAQECMITSRWLDLASLMLTSADLMVSRVSEKDLECIFTVICNLVTRASIPDEALEMAKLISAKVIQQPNDKPAFRLKILFNLYNLLENPYGKFLVYSKALNLAASEKLTESIVPSFKKIDNFLQEWNIGKMDQRELFLTISNILKDNKSMAKDSFAFLTKYLATFSGDGEESFTMNEAKEEAVHAIIEFVKSPVMFQCALLDMPAVGQLEKDGKYALIYQLLKIFLTQRLDAYLDFHAANSTLLKSYGLVHEDCITKMRLMSLLDLSSNDSGEIPYSVIRDTLRITDEEVEYWIVKAITSKLLDCKMDQMNQIMIVSWRTERVFELSQWQTLHSKLGAWRGNIANAISTIQANKVSEGLQAMQGLTIR; encoded by the exons ATGACAACGATCGTGCCTACTTCAGAGGAAGATCCTGTACTCGCTGTGGTCCGGTTCACGTCAGAGCTCGCCTGGGCTGATGCAGGCCCCGAG GTTGCAGAACCTCAGGTGACTCGACTTTGTATTGAAGCCCAGGAATGTATGATCACGAGTAGATGGTTGGATCTGGCATCTCTAATGCTTACTTCAGCAGATTTGATGGTATCACGAGTGTCAGAGAAAG ACCTGGAATGCATTTTCACGGTTATCTGCAACCTTGTCACAAGAGCAAGTATTCCTGATGAAGCACTAGAGATGGCAAAGCTTATATCTGCAAAAGTTATCCAGCAACCAAATGATAAACCTGCTTTTCGCCTGAAGAT TCTGTTCAATTTGTACAACCTGCTAGAGAATCCCTACGGCAAGTTCCTTGTCTACAGCAAAGCACTCAATTTGGCAGCCAGTGAAAAACTTACGGAAAGCATTGTaccttctttcaaaaaaatagataattttctgCAAGAGTGGAATATTGGAAAAATGGATCAAAGGGAGCTTTTCCTCACCATCTCTAACATTTTAAAGGACAATAAGAG CATGGCCAAAGAttcttttgcttttttgaccaagtATTTAGCGACTTTTTCTGGTGATGGTGAGGAGTCATTTACAATGAATGAGGCCAAAGAGGAAGCTGTGCATGCTATTATAGAGTTTGTGAAGTCTCCAGTCATGTTTCAG TGTGCTTTGCTAGACATGCCTGCTGTTGGGCAGCTGGAAAAAGATGGAAAGTATGCATTGATTTACCagctgttgaagatctttctcacTCAAAGGCTTGATGCCTACTTAGATTTTCATGCTGCTAATTCTACATTATTGAAAAGCTATG GTCTGGTTCATGAAGACTGCATAACAAAAATGAGGTTGATGTCGTTGCTAGACCTCAGTTCCAATGATTCTGGTGAAATTCCATATTCTGTCATCAGGGACACACTTCGG ATCACAGATGAGGAGGTAGAATATTGGATTGTCAAAGCAATCACCTCCAAACTTCTGGACTGTAAAATGGATCAGATGAATCAAATTATGATTGTGAG CTGGCGTACTGAGCGAGTGTTTGAGCTGTCACAGTGGCAAACTCTCCATTCCAAGCTGGGAGCTTGGAGG GGAAATATTGCCAATGCTATCAGCACAATTCAAGCGAACAAGGTATCTGAAGGACTACAGGCAATGCAAGGATTAACGATACGCTGA